One Malus domestica chromosome 11, GDT2T_hap1 genomic region harbors:
- the LOC103422790 gene encoding zinc finger CCCH domain-containing protein 25, with product MNPLTLVKRIQNINSREAQLGISEEASWHAKYKDSAYVYVGGVPFDLTEGDLLAVFAQYGEIVDVNLVRDKATGKSKAFAFVAYEDQRSTILSVDNLNGAQILGRTIRVDHVTKYKKKEEEDEEEAQRKREERGVCRAFQKGECTRGDSCKFSHNEQRAANTGWGEKDPKWGRDSYEGPKRGDKRSSFIPPNRVPGPKVQEEFRSGGRDFESHTKRSDGREQKRLGIQGGDDEKFKPRSRDHDREEENRSRRRSEDDESGPNSRERYGRREEQRSRRHNDDEFQPKSREDYDRKNDKRAQRCGDDEELEPKLNSREDHDRRGDDRRENKKLRRHSDDGEFEPKSRGRREDDSREDKELRRHAGDADFDPKSRDNHDRMDEKRLRRHSGYENRPKSREDYDRREEQRQCR from the exons ATGAATCCGCTAACCCTAGTGAAACGCATTCAGAACATCAATTCCAGAGAAGCCCAATTAGGGATTTCGGAGGAGGCTTCGTGGCACGCCAAGTACAAAGACTCCGCCTACGTCTACGTCGGCGGCGTTCCCTTCGATCTCACCGAAGGCGATCTCCTCGCCGTTTTCGCACA ATACGGTGAGATCGTGGATGTGAATCTTGTTCGCGATAAGGCGACTGGGAAATCCAAGGCGTTTGCGTTTGTGGCGTACGAGGACCAGAGGAGCACTATTCTTTCTGTGGATAATTTGAACGGAGCTCAAATTTTAGGGCGGACAATTAGGGTTGATCATGTGACTAAGtacaagaagaaggaggaggaagatgaagaggaGGCGCAGCGGAAGAGGGAGGAGCGGGGTGTTTGCCGGGCTTTCCAGAAAGGCGAATGCACTCGTGGAGATTCGTGCAAGTTTTCGCACAATGAGCAA AGAGCTGCAAACACAGGTTGGGGTGAAAAAGACCCAAAATGGGGGCGTGACAGTTATGAGGGCCCAAAAAGGGGTGATAAAAGATCTAGCTTCATTCCGCCAAATCGTGTTCCAGGGCCAAAAGTTCAGGAAGAGTTCAGATCAGGGGGTAGGGACTTCGAAAGTCACACCAAGCGAAGTGATGGGAGGGAGCAAAAGAGACTGGGTATACAGGGGGGTGATGATGAAAAGTTTAAGCCTAGATCAAGAGATCATGATAGGGAGGAAGAAAATAGATCAAGAAGACGGAGTGAGGATGATGAATCGGGGCCCAATTCAAGAGAACGTTATGGTAGGAGAGAAGAACAGAGATCGAGAAGGCACAATGATGATGAGTTTCAGCCGAAGTCAAGAGAAGATTATGATAGAAAGAATGATAAAAGAGCCCAAAGGTGTGGTGATGATGAGGAACTTGAGCCAAAGCTAAATTCTAGAGAAGATCATGATAGGAGGGGAGATGATAGAAGGGAAAATAAGAAACTGAGAAGGCATAGCGATGATGGTGAATTTGAGCCCAAATCTCGTGGTAGGAGGGAAGATGATAGTAGGGAAGATAAGGAACTGAGAAGGCATGCTGGTGATGCTGATTTTGATCCAAAATCTAGAGACAATCATGATAGGATGGATGAAAAGAGATTGAGAAGGCACAGTGGTTATGAAAATCGTCCAAAGTCCAGAGAAGATTATGATAGGAGGGAAGAACAGAGGCAATGCCGATGA